From a single Miscanthus floridulus cultivar M001 chromosome 8, ASM1932011v1, whole genome shotgun sequence genomic region:
- the LOC136470036 gene encoding U-box domain-containing protein 36-like: MVKSTKLYILKDKLTSFKMNDHESIPEMFHQLQVIVNDLKALGEKIKDDDISCEKVIIEKDDVAKGLEELIAHYGIAKLVVGAAADECYSKCILHQGEIKRSQAAQELLLRGRQKVQEILGQLEAVYSELDDAQELKQQITELNRARKAQEEQLAASKCILEILEADKLELQRERDAALTEAEDLRRKSRVSASDDAPAPSHFVCPINHDVMEDPHIAADGFTYEGEAIRAWLSSGRDTSSMTNLRLAHNELTPNRALRSAILEWEQERRQHRWKPGTDHSAGAP; the protein is encoded by the exons aTGGTGAAGAGtaccaagttgtacatcctcaaggataagttgacaagcttcaagatgaatgatcatgagagcattccagaaatGTTCCATcagttgcaagtaattgtcaatgacttgaaggctttgggagagaagatcaaggatgatgat ATTAGTTGTGAGAAAGTAATAATTGAGAAGGATGATGTTGCCAAAGGGCTTGAGGAGCTTATCGCCCATTACGGCATAGCCAAGCTTGTGGTGGGAGCAGCAGCAGATGAATGCTACTCAAAGTGT ATACTGCATCAAGGCGAGATAAAGAGGTCGCAAGCAGCCCAGGAGCTTCTCCTGCGGGGGAGACAGAAGGTTCAAGAAATACTAGGACAGCTCGAAGCGGTTTACAGCGAGCTGGATGATGCGCAGGAGCTGAAGCAGCAAATAACCGAATTGAATCGTGCTAGAAAGGCTCAGGAAGAGCAGCTGGCGGCCAGCAAGTGCATCCTCGAGATACTTGAAGCAGACAAATTGGAGCTGCAGCGCGAGCGAGACGCCGCGTTAACTGAAGCTGAGGATTTGCGCCGGAAGAGCCGGGTGTCTGCATCAGACGACGCTCCGGCGCCATCGCACTTTGTGTGCCCAATTAACCAT GACGTGATGGAAGATCCCCACATCGCGGCAGACGGGTTCACCTACGAAGGCGAAGCAATCAGGGCGTGGCTCAGCAGCGGGCGCGACACCTCATCGATGACGAACCTGAGACTCGCTCACAACGAGCTGACCCCAAACAGGGCTCTCCGTTCGGCAATCCTCGAGTGGGAACAGGAGCGGCGGCAGCATCGCTGGAAGCCTGGAACTGACCATTCTGCAGGCGCTCCATAG